The following nucleotide sequence is from Salvia splendens isolate huo1 chromosome 2, SspV2, whole genome shotgun sequence.
taaggctgcactccgtcagttggcatacggcaccacggcggacattttcgacgagtacctccacgtcggggagacaacaggccgggagtgcttgaagagattttgtaggggagttgtggaggcctacgacgacacatatttgcgcaagccgactgccgcTGATTGCctgggcctgatgaagatgcacgagacgacgcacggctttcctgggatgctagggagcatcgactgtatgcactgggagtggaagaattgtccgatggcgtggagaggccaattcactagtggatacaagggcagccacccgtcTTTGATCCTCGAaaccgtcgctgaccatcggctctggatctggcatgcgtacttcggcatagccgggtcgaacaacgacatcaacgtcttCAACTCCTCCACCCTCTtcgccgagcaatgcaatggcaacggcccgaccatcgagttcactgccaacaggcgccgataccacatggggtactacttggccgatgacatatacccactgtggcctgtttttctgaagacgatcagctgcccaatgggtgagaagagggttttatttgcgcaaaagcaggagttggcgcggaaggatgtcgagcgggcatttggtgtgctccgatcacggtgggccGTTGTGAGAGGGCAGACTCGTCTTTGGTTCAAGGAAATCATCGCCGACGTTATGTATGCGtgcattatcatgcacaacataatAGTCGAGTATGAAGTtgggagcatcaccgagtggaacgatgatgacggtgcatctagctcgtccagcacggcgaccgagccccccgctagaggattgCCGTCTGGCTTCGACGAGGTTCtagctagacaggcctcaatgcgcaaccaacaagaccatgcgcaactcatgaacgacatgattgaagaagtgtgtgcccgtaaccgccgtcgttgagtttgcgtattttttttaatttgtattgtaatgtattaatttttatatatgaaatgaaattttttcccaattttttgttatttaaatattcaaataaaataaaatgcatagggcgcgccttagggcgccccattgcaggtgggggtaggaggataaaactgctgacgtggcgcgccatagagcgccccattgtggatgccctaagagCATAAATAACGCGGCTGGCCGGGCCGCAattcgcgagtcccggcccgtcccgcgCGTTAGACGGAGGCAAGCCGCGGctcaggccggtcccggggccgcattCCCGGCCTAGAGCCCGTCCCGCGGCCCGGCCTGGGAAGGCGTTAATCGCGTGCCGTGCCGCACCggcgagtcccggcccagcgttacacgggTCTCGGGCCAGGCCGCAAcgccaatatatatatatatatatatatatatatatatatatatatatatatatatatatatatatatatatatatatatatatatatatatatatattttgtgtctataaatacgagcatTCCATTTGTGCATCAATCTTACGTGCATTCCATTTCAATCTCTATTATACACTTTGAATCGGCatcaatggattggttcaacagcgatgaacgtgagatggaggagttcATTAACTCGAACAATTAGTACATACCAGGGTCGCAACCATCGCAGCCGACCAATacgtctctggataagatgtccgacactttggcggagatgaatattacatggcggataagccagctgacggagttgacatcgaggggtACATCAAAGATGTCGGACGAGgagctcgagttgcaccgtgagatgatcgcctaccttcgcgcccaaatgaagaagtagtagtcgtggcttgggtttcttgtattttaaatttgcttcgtcgaataatgtaatgttaatttctaatgaacaatgcattttcccggttttaattgttcaacgaattgcgtttacgagttaaatatgttgaagttgtgaatattgtcatttattagttgcggcctgcagggttagaggctTTTGGGGCTGGACCGCAACTGTAGAGaaatgatgatgtggaggggacttggggccggaactGGGGACCGGGTTATTCATGCTCTAATGGAATGCTTGTGACTAATTTACCGGtacaaattacaactgatgGCACAAACGTCCAAATTTGACATGTACAAAGGCATATTTGTCTtgccaaaacaaataaatcccatactattacaaataaaaatattcatttttaccCTACGTTCAAACTCTAAATTACACAAGATTTTTTGCCCAAATTGGGAACGCATACTTGTGTACAGCATAAATCTGACCCAAATTAATACTAGCTAGATGTATTTTCAGACCAAACCTCACCCATTATAAGTCAGATTTACATTCTACCCAAGTATCCAAATGGTATAAAGTTTATTCCGACAGAACTAAATATTATTCATATTTCACATGGTTTACTTTACACTATTTAAATCCATATACATATAAATTCAGAGACATGTCTGACagtaattattaattactatatAATAATAAACAAATAGCCAAGTCCAACATTAACATTTTAGAACTGTCGATACGTGGGTTTATTAGGAAAACATCTTAATGTCATGCCAGTGGCAGTTTAGTAATACTATTCCAATCTTAGGGTTGTTATGAAACCTCTCTCCAGAAACAGCTAACAGTATAAGCAGGCAGCAGAGCCTTTTTTTTTCACACATCACAATGGgatgggatcccctgctgtgctctccaccacagcaggggctgctgccTCTCCCATcccaattttatatattaatttttttttttttataattcaaatatattattaaaaaattaagatgGGTGAGGCAGCAGCTCCTGCTGTGGTGGagagcacagcaggggatcccatcCCCATCACAATACCcgcctttctctctctcaatctTTCCACGAATTCCGCATTTTTTGAGAGAGAAAGCGCGGTTAAGAGATCTGAATCCACATCAATTTCAATTCTTGACTCTCCTCAGTTTCTGGCTCACCCGGAAGCTTCGTTTCCGTTTCTTCGGTAATTTTCGTTTTATGTAGTAGTGTGTGATTTGTGCATTTTTTTGAGCTTTGGTTAAATTCTCGAGCTAAAATTGAAGCTAGATCGAGTGTGTTGAGCTAGTCTCGCTGCGTcttgtttatttgttttcaGAATTTGTATTCCTGGTGTTGCGAAGTTGGAATCAAGACtttgggggctattgggttTTGGCAAGTTCTTATTTTGTGTTGAAGAATTGAATTTGTCGTTGGCGTAGATGAAACTTCAGCTTCATAGTCGGGATCTTTTAGGTGCTGGGAACTGTGATGGTTTCTTTGCATTTTCTGTTCACTATGGTGGAGAGCTCGTGCTTTGAGATTCTTCATAGAATAAGGTTTTGGCGAAGtttcaaattaattgaattgACTGAGTGAAAGGGAAAAACGAAGATTGATATTAGGAACACTGAACAATGGAAGATTTGTCAAAATATGCACATAGTCCTGCCCATCTGGCAGTGCTTCGGCATGATTATACAGCATTGAAACGGATAGTGGAAGGGCTTCCTAATTTGGCTAAGGCCGGTGAGGTGAATAATGAGGCTGAATCCATTGCTGCTGAGAAGGATGCTGATGCTGTGTCTCTAGTGATTGACAGAAGAGATGTTCCGGGCAGGGAAACTCCTTTGCACCTCGCGGTGCGGCTGCATGATGCATTGTCAGCTGAGATGTTAATGGCAGCAGGTGCTGATTGGAGTCTGCAAAATGAGAATGGGTGGAGTGCACTCCAGGAGGCGGTTTGTACGAGAGAGGAGAACATTGCGATGATCATAGCCCGACATTACCAGCCTCTTGGCTGGGCTAAATGGTGCCGCAGGCTTCCCAGGATCGTGGCATCAGCAGCTCGGATCCGTGACTTTTATATGGAAATTACCTTCCATTTTGAGAGTTCGGTGATACCATTTATTGGTAGAATTGCCCCTTCAGACACTTACCGTATATGGAAACGTGGCTCTAACCTCCGAGCAGATATGACCCTTGCAGGGTTTGATGGATTTCGTATCCAACGCTCTGATCAGACTTTTCTCTTCCTTGGAGAGGGTCATACCTCAGAAGATGGAAACATATCTTTGCCTCCTGGATCTTTGATTGTGCTGTCTCACAAGGAGAAAGAGATCACAAATGCTCTGGAAGGAGCTGGTGTTCAACCATCAGAAGCTGAGGTTGCGCATGAAGTGGCTCTGATGTCTCAAACTAATATGTATAGACCTGGAATTGATGTTACTCAGGCTGAGCTTATCCCTCATTTGAATTGGAGAAGACAAGAGAGGACCGAGATGGTTGGCTCTTGGAAAGCCAAGGTTTTTGATATGCTTCATGTACAAGTGAGTGTGAAGTCTAGGAGAGTTCCTGGTGCTTTGACTGATGAGGAGCTTTTTGCAGTTAACGATGATGATAAATTGGCAAATGGTGCTGAAAATGATGAGTTTGATGATGTACTGACCGCTGAGGAGAGAAAGCAGTTAGATTCTGCACTCGGGATGGGGGATGGGTTTGTTGAGGAAGAAGGCAGTGAAGTCCAAGATTGCCATGATAACTTTGATGCTGGTTCACTTGATAGTTTTGAATCAAATGGTACCGCCAAAGAGAAGAAAGGTTGGTTTGCTTGGAACAAGAAAAGCTCAAAGAACATTGGAGATGATCCTGATGACTCAAAAAATCTGAAAAAGTTTTCAAAGTTGGCACTTGATGATAGCAAGCAGAAAGCCAATGACAGTCGCCGATCATCGTCTGAATTTCCTAGGGAAGATATGGGGGACCCTAAGAAGTCAAAAGATAAAAGTagcaagaagaaaaagaagaaaggaacGACTGTTGAATCAAAGAATGAAAGTGAATATAAGAAAGGTCTGAGACCTGTTTTATGGTTGACACCAGATTTTCCCTTGCGAACCGAAGAACTCTTGCCTTTGCTCGACATATTGGCTAATAAGGTCAAAGCTGTCAGAAGACTTCGCGAGCTTTTGACTACCAAGCTGCCACCGGGAACTTTTCCTGTCAAGGTACTAAATACAGATACATTTGCAATTTTTGATGCCTTAGTTTTCTTCCTGTGGCTGTTTAATGTGCTATATATGCCTTTTGTTTCCAACAAGAAGGGGGCCTCATTTCCATAGAGATTCCAGTTATTAATCTGAATTATTTAGAGTTGATCCTTAACAATCCTTGTAATCTTGTTTTTGGGTGTTGCTACATGCTACTGTGAATACCCGAATCTCCACTATTTGCAGTTAGCAgtcaatgaataaataaacTTAGTGACTGAAGAAAGTCTACACTGCCACAATTGATTCATTTGCAACTTTTTCTATCAAGATTTACTTAGTATCAACTTGCTGAATCTTTTAATTTAGATATGTTCAATATGTTGGCTGTCCCTTGGATTTCcttaattttgtttattcttGATTGTGGCTAACAACTAATGCTTACAGTAACGACATAAAGAAagctttaaaataaaaatacccaAATAGAAAGTCTTGTAAAGAATTTTCAATTACTAGATCAAATTTGTTAGTACTACTTTTTAAGATTATTTAGAAGATGTGGCCCTTTCCCCACACTATATATTGATTGAATACCACTGCCATGATGTGCAAATGCTGTGTGCTTGGAGCTTGTAATTTAATCATATTTGTGTATAAGTCTGTCATTTACGCTTATTACTTATCAAATTTTGCATGAAGTGTTGTTGTCTGGGTATAATCTAAATAGAAGCAGGGAGACACAAAGGTTGCGATCATATATTTAGCTTGGACTTGTCATCTTTATTTTCAAATGGTTTGGGCGCTGATGAACAAATTGTGCAGATTGCCATTCCAATTGTCCCCACAATACGTGTGCTGGTGACATTTACGAAATTCGAGGAGCTTCAGCCAGTAGAGGAGTTCTCAACCCCTCTCTCCAGCCCTGCACATTTTCAAGATTCCAAGTCTAAAGAATCTGAGGGTTCAACATCATGGATTTCCTGGATGAGGGGAAGCCGTGGGGGCCAGTCGAGTGACAGTGAAGGCCGGAGCTTCTGTGATGAAGCTGATCCTTTCAACATACCATCGGACTATGCATGGGTTGATGCGAATGAGAAGAAACGCCGGTTGAAGGCAAAGAAAGCAAAGAATAGGAAACATAGAAAGCATGCTAGCAGCAGACAACATCCAGACGGTGCACGGAGACCCAACGAGGAAGTGGTGGAATAGTACAGATAGAGGGCATCGTGGAGGTTAGATCTGCTAGTTGAAAACATCCGTCCGCCTAATGTTTTATTCAAGCATGGTTGTAGATTGATGGCTATATCAATTTGGGGTTTGCCTCATTGTTGTACTAGAAGATTTTCGTCCTCCTTCCTCTTGTTTGTATTGTTGTTCCCACATTGAAATTGATGCAGTTGGtgtattattttgtttctaGGATTGCTGTTTTAAATGTATCTATAGCTAATTTTGCATGTTATTTCTGGATTGTTAGCTTCATTACGCATAATGTTTTGATCATTTTTGAACTTGTATGGTGCCGGCGTTCCTGACTGTTGTTCTAttattgcttttttttttatatataaattgatTACAGTAACCTCTTTGCGAATGGATTTGACGTTGGCAGTCGTTTTAGGATAACGTAATCAACTGTTATTGAGAAATCCCATCCGTaatccgccgctggcacggcgctgctcgatacaTCCAGCACGTctgtgccgctgagcaggctaagtggcgcgtttctattggccaacggattatccgttggaaattcattttttaaaaaaaaataaaaaataataaccaaaaaaaataaaaatattttcagattccaAAAAATATGACCATTTTATTActgtttttctgatttttttttgattttttaataattttttattcccaaaatcatctataaatacacacattcatcatccatttttcacgtcaaatcatctctcattcatattttttcatacaactcatctacatcttcctctctcactcaaaccatctcaaatggatttcaccgatatcatggctgaagcggagcgcgaagaacaagaatactatgaacattatcgtgccgcctatgaagcctatgtcgctgccactacccccgcccctcctcctcgaccaactagatcaattcgccgctacatccctcgtgaccgggagggagccaacgaaaggctcgttgccgactatttttccgaccagccgcggtttccggaagattactttcggcgccgttttcgcatgttaaaaaggttgtttatgcgtattgtcaacgcattgtccgcccgtgttaaatactttcaatcaagttgagacgcaaccggtcggcaaagtctctcggcgttgcagaagtgtacttgtgccatccgacaacttgctactgggcaaatagctgacctcttcgacgagtatttgcatgtcggtgagccAACTAGAATCCTatgccttaaaaatttttgcgacgacgttcgttctgctttcggtgaggaattccttccgacacccaccaccgatgattgttaacggttgcttcgtcttcacgaaacaatccacggttttcccggtatgcttggcagcattgactacatgcattggaagtggaagaactgcccgactgcttggagtgggcaacacttaagcggccacaaaggcggcggcctaacacttatccttgaagcggtcgccgactaccgcctatggatttggcatgcatatttcggtattgccggatccaacaacgacttgaccgtgctctattcttcactaCTCTtgaatgatgttttgaatggtgtagcatcgacgatcgacttcaccgtcaacggaaatgcataccacatgggttactatctcgctgatggtatctacccaaggtggtcgactttcgtgaagacgttcagcaatccgcaagacccgagacaggttctttttgcgcagcgtcaagagtctgctcaggaagacgtcgaaagagcttttggggtccttcaaggcgattcaacattgtgaaggccccgtctcggctgtggtacgttaagaatatcgccgacatcatgtacacgtgtattgtCTTGcgcaacatgattatagctgacgaaggaccgagggcggctaacttttacgacgaggatgaagccagaagctcaaccgcgaggtctcccccacgccgaggtgtgcatacgacggtgggcgagaggatcgaaacaagaaacacaatgcgcgatacccgaacccacacaGAGCTataagaagacctaatcaaacacatttgggtgaaaatcggccacgagtagtgtttttttttaattttatgaatttaattatgtaatttttaatttttaggattttaattgtgtaattttttattttttttgtaatttgtattagtattccgggtatttttaatgcattttaatattgtggaaatgtttttatttaaattgaataatagaatggtgagacccttgagcatgttcttgcggaagagcatgaatgtgggtgttgtgctcttacctaagagcatggagtaaaaaagtaataaaagtgggttcggGCCCATAACCATGTTCTTTGGCAAAAGCTCGAatggggatgctcttaaagCTCAACGCACAAATTATAACAAGTATTTAAGGGCGATTGAATTCAAATCATAGTGCTCAGTTTGCTTTGACAAATTGACCAAgaggaaaaaaaacaattttggCACGACTTGCGTTGTGTCTTTGAGATTACTACCATGCAATCAATAGTCAATCTAAACTTCTGACGACGACCATACAAAATCAACCCATGCCCATATTAGGCCATTCATAAgccacatttatatatatatatagtactccctccgtgtCCCGCTTAAGataacacatttttctttttagtttgtcccaataaagatgacacattttcttttctggaaattttctctctccaattaatacacccaaccacttttctcactcctattaaaatattcatttttctttctctctctattttaatacttacacacACCCcatctctccaattaaacactttaaccaataactTCTAAAATTCCGTGCCggccaagaaatgtgtcattttaaccgagacggaaggagtactaacctttttctctttattactgtaatctctctacttttttccttctcttacCTTTTTcgctatttatttaacacactcaacatttCTTCTTAAACTCCTCGTCGGAAAGTTTCGTCTCAACAATGAGGGAACGGATGAAGTAGAAAATTAGCTCCAATACTTCAAAACCAATCTCATTTTTggtttttgaataaaaaataccctatttttaggtttacactaaaaaaacaattttttttttcatattttgtgagtaaaaaggcataatataaaaaatatttttttaagtttgagtttagtgtaaatggttagagtaaaattatactccctccatcccataaaaatatttgcacttaccattttcatccgtcctacaaaaatatgtgcattccattttttaaaagtaaatatcaattaataatgtaggtctcactatccactaactatATTTTAACTAAcgttctcctcctcctctctctttctttacCAAACCATTCtactcatctctcttactttaccaattttgtcttaattcccgtgACATCTCATTctcccatatttttatgggacgaaggaagtatttgatggaatataacatttatactaaaataggtttgagtttagtgtaaatggttggagatgctcaatattattcttttattaattttttttattaagtatactttaattaaattagaaatgtgatttaattaaaatattcgatttattagtacaatttaaatattactatacgtaattaaactcctaaattcttttaaaattatagtataattaaaaattgtatgACTCAACAACTCTCTCCAACAAGCCTCTGCTTTTTGGTCATTTTTTCGACATTCGAATCCTCAAAGGTGTCGACGTACACTTCATAATCTAGTTCTTTTCTCTTAGCACGTAAAATCCAAGAACATCGGATTTGTCATTGAAAAGTTGGATTTCATCCAATGACTAGGTAAGGATGTCGAGAGTGTGGACGCCTTGGGTGCCGACAGACGATTTGCAGAAGCGAGAGTTCCCACCGAATGATGTAGTGGACCAACCATACAAAGAAGAAGGTATTTATAGGTAATAATAGaagagtataatatttttttgaataaatttttttgaattttttaaaaataaaatataataaaaataaaagatgcAACGCTGCTCACTCGCATGCCCACAACTAGGCTGCACGATAACATGCGATTGAACGAGGAGAGGGGGCGCTCAACGTGACACCCTCCTTTGCTCCATCTCATGATATCTGTCCCCACCCGACCTATTGCGTGCCGTCCCTTCCCCTCCTATGGAAGATAAGACCATcttcaattatacattaaaacctaAAATAAGATAGACAATTAGCTCCAATGGTACTCCAAAATCTATATATTTTGGTGTTTGAGTAAAATAGGTAATATACCTATTTTTAGATTTGcactaaaataaaatcaaaaactttttcaaattttgtgaaaaatatatataatatataaaatatttttttaagtttgaaTTTAGTATAAATGATTAGAGTAATATCATATTTGAGGGGACAATTTACGCCTAAAAATTTTAGGCCAAAATTATTTCCAACAGCTGTGATAATTCATAGCAGCCTTCCCTGCATAATATAACTAAAATGACGATACtatctaaaataatttaatttgtaacTGTAATTACCAACATTCCTATTTAGAACGACAGTAAATTATTAAGTGTAAGTATTAGACTTTATCCAAGGATGGAGGCCCCACTCCATCTTGGTATACTTTAGTGTTAAAACATCATATATACACTAGAACAATGATAATTTATAAACTGAGCATAATTCAATGGGGGGAAAAGGAGAATCATGACTAAAATAgtcttaaatatttaaaatgtccaTAAATATAGTCCGCCATTATTTTGACTCATATTGTCCTACCTTAATAATTACCCTAACTAATTTGCTTTTTATCATTGGAACCGtaacaaaatgtaaaatttgttcgattttttgttttaaaattcgAATGTTCAAATCAGAGTATTCCAAGTAAATCGAAATCCGAAATATATTTATACTCCTAATAGAATTTTCGGATCATATATTTAATGGTTGAGGACACTCTAATAGTAGAATGCTTGTGACTCGTGACTAATTTACCGGTAAAAATCATAACTGAAGGCACAAACGTCCAAATTTGACATGTATAAAGGCATATTTGTCTtaccaaaaacaaataaatcccatactataacaaataaatatattcatttttaccCTACGTTCAAACAATAAATTACAAAACGGAGTGCACAAGATTTTTTACCCAAATTGGGAACGCATACTTTTGTGTACAGCATAAATCTGACCCAAATTAATACTAGCTAGATGTATTTTCAGATCGAACCTCACCCATTATAACTCGGATATATTTTTACATTCTACCGAAGTATCCAAATACTATTAAGTTTATTCCTATAGAACTAGGGGTGCTTATTCGGCAGGTTCCGGTTAGAACCGGTTACAAAATTTTCTAAATTCAAGAACCGGAATTtaaaccggccggttccggctTAGAACCGAAAAACCGGTTTGTCatctaattttaattcaaaatattactcgaataaaaatttatataattctatacccaaaaaaaattaataatccaacatctaaaaatattaaaattcttgAACTTTATATCTAAATGTACGAATAAACATAAGCCAAATAGTAAAAACTAAC
It contains:
- the LOC121792387 gene encoding ankyrin repeat domain-containing protein 13C-B-like produces the protein MEDLSKYAHSPAHLAVLRHDYTALKRIVEGLPNLAKAGEVNNEAESIAAEKDADAVSLVIDRRDVPGRETPLHLAVRLHDALSAEMLMAAGADWSLQNENGWSALQEAVCTREENIAMIIARHYQPLGWAKWCRRLPRIVASAARIRDFYMEITFHFESSVIPFIGRIAPSDTYRIWKRGSNLRADMTLAGFDGFRIQRSDQTFLFLGEGHTSEDGNISLPPGSLIVLSHKEKEITNALEGAGVQPSEAEVAHEVALMSQTNMYRPGIDVTQAELIPHLNWRRQERTEMVGSWKAKVFDMLHVQVSVKSRRVPGALTDEELFAVNDDDKLANGAENDEFDDVLTAEERKQLDSALGMGDGFVEEEGSEVQDCHDNFDAGSLDSFESNGTAKEKKGWFAWNKKSSKNIGDDPDDSKNLKKFSKLALDDSKQKANDSRRSSSEFPREDMGDPKKSKDKSSKKKKKKGTTVESKNESEYKKGLRPVLWLTPDFPLRTEELLPLLDILANKVKAVRRLRELLTTKLPPGTFPVKIAIPIVPTIRVLVTFTKFEELQPVEEFSTPLSSPAHFQDSKSKESEGSTSWISWMRGSRGGQSSDSEGRSFCDEADPFNIPSDYAWVDANEKKRRLKAKKAKNRKHRKHASSRQHPDGARRPNEEVVE